A stretch of the Nicotiana tabacum cultivar K326 chromosome 6, ASM71507v2, whole genome shotgun sequence genome encodes the following:
- the LOC107797194 gene encoding transcription factor DIVARICATA, translating to METLSPTSLIPNSSWMMMEQRKSSEWTQEENKKFESALAIYDETTPNRWFKVADLIPGKTVYDVMKQYKELAADVSDIEAGLFPVPPTYFTSSFMLDLVDDHHHRGVQSFKKRGRCYDQERKKGVPWTEEEHRRFLMGLDKHGKGDWRNISRNFVISKTPTQVASHAQKYYLRQLSGGKDKRRPSIHDITTVNLTNIDLSDNNLNSSNNNKSLSSFAVNNPFQNSNDGALMAFGSSYNRSSYPYELGSVLSRGRYGTDNISASDNSQIQRYQIWG from the exons atggagacTTTGTCGCCTACTTCGCTTATACCAAATTCAAGCTGGATGATGATGGAACAGAGGAAAAGCAGTGAATGGACACAAGAAGAGAACAAGAAGTTTGAAAGTGCACTTGCAATATACGATGAGACAACTCCGAATAGATGGTTTAAGGTGGCGGATTTGATACCTGGGAAGACAGTGTATGATGTGATGAAACAGTACAAAGAATTAGCAGCAGATGTTAGTGACATAGAAGCTGGCTTGTTCCCGGTTCCTCCTACGTATTTCACCTCGTCTTTTATGCTTGATTTGGTCGATGATCATCATCATCGCGGTGTTCAATCGTTTAAAAAGAGAGGCAGATGTTATgatcaagaaagaaaaaaaggtgtCCCATGGACTGAGGAAGAACACAG GAGGTTTCTGATGGGACTTGACAAGCATGGGAAAGGGGACTGGAGGAACATATCAAGGAATTTCGTGATCTCAAAAACGCCAACACAAGTAGCGAGTCATGCTCAAAAATACTATTTGAGACAGCTTTCAGGAGGAAAAGATAAGAGGAGACCTAGCATCCATGACATTACTACTGTCAATCTCACCAACATCGACTTGTCCGACAACAATCTAAACAGCAGCAACAATAATAAATCTCTATCTTCTTTTGCGGTTAACAACCCGTTTCAGAACTCAAATGATGGAGCCTTGATGGCGTTTGGATCGTCTTATAACCGCAGCTCGTACCCCTATGAGCTTGGCTCAGTACTGTCTCGGGGTAGATATGGAACTGACAATATTAGTGCTAGTGACAATTCCCAGATACAGCGATATCAGATATGGGGTTGA
- the LOC107797193 gene encoding laccase-4-like, producing the protein MSKTMLPSIGEWWNSDVEAVINQAMKMGVAPNVSDAHTINGHPGPAPNCPSKGYTLHVESGKTYLLRIINAALNEDLFFKIIAGHNLTVVEVDASYVKPFKTDTIFIAPGQTTNAILTADQTAGKYLIAVSPFMDTIVATDNLTATGTIHYQGTDALSPTALTTIPSRNATPVTNIFVDFLRSLNSKKYPANVSLIIVHSLLLTMGIGVNPCATCQNGSRVVAAINNVTFVMPTTAILQAHYYNISDVYTTDFPENPAIPFNYTGTPPTNLQTQNGTKVYKVEFNSTVQVVLQGTSIIAPESHPTHLHGFNFFVVGKGVGNYDPKNDPKKFNLVDPVERNTMSVPTAGRTAIRFRADNPGVWFLHCHLEVHTTWGLKMVFFVENGRGPNQSILPPPSDLPKC; encoded by the exons ATGTCCAAGACAATGTTACCATCCATTG GAGAATGGTGGAATTCAGATGTTGAGGCAGTAATCAATCAAGCCATGAAAATGGGAGTGGCTCCCAATGTATCAGATGCACACACCATCAATGGTCATCCTGGACCTGCACCAAATTGTCCTTCAAAGG GTTACACCCTACATGTGGAGAGTGGCAAGACCTACTTGCTCCGTATTATTAATGCTGCGTTGAACGAAGATCTCTTTTTCAAGATT ATTGCAGGGCACAATTTGACTGTTGTTGAGGTTGATGCATCTTACGTTAAACCCTTCAAGACCGACACCATTTTCATCGCTCCAGGACAGACGACAAATGCCATTCTCACTGCTGATCAGACTGCTGGCAAGTACTTAATAGCCGTATCTCCTTTTATGGACACTATAGTAGCCACTGATAATCTAACTGCAACCGGAACAATCCACTATCAAGGAACTGATGCACTTTCCCCTACTGCTCTCACTACCATTCCATCTCGAAATGCTACCCCAGTGACCAACATTTTTGTAGACTTCCTAAGGAGTCTAAACTCGAAAAAATACCCTGCTAATGTCTCATTGATAATCGTTCATTCATTGCTTCTAACTATGGGTATCGGTGTTAATCCTTGTGCTACATGCCAAAATGGAAGCAGAGTTGTGGCAGCTATCAATAATGTTACCTTTGTCATGCCTACTACCGCTATCCTACAAGCACATTACTATAACATAAGTGATGTCTACACCACGGATTTCCCTGAAAATCCAGCAATACCTTTCAACTATACTGGCACTCCACCAACAAATTTGCAGACTCAAAATGGTACAAAAGTTTACAAAGTTGAATTTAATTCAACTGTCCAGGTAGTGCTCCAAGGAACTTCTATCATAGCACCAGAGAGCCATCCAACACATCTACACGGATTTAATTTCTTTGTTGTTGGGAAAGGAGTTGGAAATTATGATCCTAAAAATGATCCAAAGAAGTTCAACCTAGTGGATCCTGTTGAGAGGAATACTATGAGTGTACCAACTGCTGGACGGACTGCCATTAGATTCCGAGCAGATAATCCTG GTGTTTGGTTTTTGCACTGTCATTTGGAGGTTCATACAACATGGGGATTAAAGATGGTATTTTTTGTAGAAAATGGAAGAGGCCCTAATCAATCAATCTTACCTCCTCCAAGTGATCTTCCAAAATGCTAA